The Pseudomonas sp. FP2309 genome has a window encoding:
- the recX gene encoding recombination regulator RecX, protein MTVVLDTLVAVRRTAMDLLARREHGRVELMRKLRQRGADPEMIDTALDRLTEEGLLSESRYLESFVSYRARSGYGPARIREELSQRGLQRADIDLALRECGISWQSQLEDTWRRKFSGHLPIDAKERAKQGRFLSYRGFSMEMINRLFSGRDLDD, encoded by the coding sequence ATGACTGTTGTACTGGATACACTCGTCGCCGTTCGGCGCACTGCGATGGACCTGCTCGCTCGCCGCGAGCACGGTCGAGTCGAGTTGATGCGTAAACTGCGTCAGCGCGGCGCAGATCCGGAGATGATCGACACAGCCCTCGACCGCTTGACGGAAGAAGGGCTGCTGTCGGAATCCCGTTATCTTGAGAGCTTTGTCTCCTATCGCGCTCGGTCCGGTTACGGCCCGGCGCGAATTCGTGAAGAACTGAGCCAGCGTGGCTTGCAGCGCGCCGATATCGATCTAGCCCTGCGTGAGTGCGGTATCAGTTGGCAGTCACAGTTGGAAGACACTTGGCGTCGAAAATTTTCCGGCCACCTGCCTATCGATGCGAAGGAACGAGCCAAACAGGGTCGCTTCCTGAGTTATCGCGGATTTTCGATGGAGATGATCAACCGCTTGTTCAGCGGTCGAGACTTGGACGATTGA
- a CDS encoding TIGR00730 family Rossman fold protein, which produces MPYQPNESLLQHFEQHGTDLTQQVEAQLQLIAPGSANIPLYRDMILTVLRMAQDDRDRWNAKITLQAIRELDHAFRVLEQFRGRRKVTVFGSARTPLESPLYALAREVGAALARSDLMVITGGGGGIMAAAHEGAGLEHSLGFNITLPFEQHANPTIDGTENLLSFHFFFTRKLFFVKEADALVLCPGGFGTLDEALEVLTLIQTGKSPLVPVVLLDAPGGGFWQGALDFIRSQLEANRYILPTDLKLVRLVYSAEEAVEEINQFYANFHSTRWLKREFVVRMNHALSDRALKHLQTEFASLRLSGEFQQLAYTGEEHDEPRFSHLTRLVFNFNGRDQGRLRELVDYINLPENWAQAQGKLQQRVVPETV; this is translated from the coding sequence ATGCCTTACCAACCGAACGAGAGCCTGCTTCAGCATTTTGAGCAGCACGGAACCGACCTCACACAGCAGGTCGAAGCCCAACTCCAGTTGATCGCCCCCGGTAGCGCGAATATCCCTCTGTACCGTGACATGATCCTCACCGTGCTGCGCATGGCCCAGGACGACCGTGACCGCTGGAACGCCAAGATCACCCTGCAAGCCATTCGTGAGCTGGACCATGCCTTCCGCGTGCTCGAACAGTTCAGGGGGCGACGCAAGGTCACAGTATTCGGCTCGGCACGGACACCGCTGGAAAGTCCCCTGTATGCCCTGGCCCGCGAAGTAGGCGCCGCACTGGCACGCTCCGACCTGATGGTAATCACCGGCGGTGGCGGCGGCATCATGGCTGCAGCGCACGAAGGCGCGGGGCTTGAGCACAGCCTGGGATTCAATATCACCTTGCCGTTTGAACAGCATGCCAACCCGACCATTGATGGCACCGAGAACCTGCTGTCCTTCCACTTCTTCTTTACCCGCAAACTGTTCTTCGTCAAGGAGGCCGATGCGCTGGTGTTGTGTCCCGGCGGCTTCGGCACGCTGGATGAAGCACTGGAAGTATTGACCCTGATCCAGACCGGCAAGAGTCCACTGGTACCGGTGGTGCTGCTGGACGCGCCGGGCGGCGGCTTCTGGCAAGGCGCGCTGGATTTTATTCGCAGTCAGCTGGAGGCCAACCGCTATATCCTGCCGACAGACCTCAAGCTGGTGCGTCTGGTGTACAGCGCTGAAGAAGCGGTTGAGGAGATCAACCAGTTCTACGCCAATTTCCATTCCACACGCTGGCTCAAGCGTGAGTTTGTGGTGCGCATGAATCATGCGCTCAGTGATCGGGCCCTTAAGCACCTGCAGACTGAGTTTGCCAGCCTGCGCTTGAGCGGAGAGTTTCAACAACTTGCCTACACCGGTGAGGAACACGATGAGCCGAGGTTCAGCCATTTGACCCGATTGGTGTTCAACTTCAATGGACGGGACCAGGGCCGATTGCGGGAGTTGGTGGATTACATCAACTTGCCTGAGAACTGGGCGCAGGCTCAGGGGAAGTTGCAGCAGCGGGTGGTGCCGGAGACGGTTTGA
- a CDS encoding PA3611 family quorum-sensing-regulated virulence factor, whose translation MLRSMLRLVAPSVALALVLPMGAQAASLLEAQMNKKLQSVAAESNKDLPREIDEKTLEVAYTVEGMQLIDHLSVLPDRAEQMRANPKAVYFQLGQSVCLNKGYRELMAKGAVMRYDITENKTNRPVASVKFVEADCPAPAAAKKKK comes from the coding sequence ATGCTGCGTTCCATGCTGCGTCTTGTTGCCCCATCCGTCGCACTTGCGCTGGTCTTGCCTATGGGCGCCCAGGCGGCCTCGCTGCTGGAGGCCCAAATGAACAAGAAACTGCAAAGCGTCGCGGCAGAGAGCAACAAGGACCTGCCTCGGGAAATCGACGAAAAAACCCTGGAAGTGGCCTACACCGTTGAAGGCATGCAACTGATCGACCACCTCAGCGTGCTGCCCGACCGCGCCGAACAGATGCGCGCCAACCCTAAGGCCGTGTATTTCCAACTGGGTCAGAGCGTGTGCCTGAACAAGGGCTACCGCGAGCTGATGGCTAAAGGCGCAGTCATGCGCTACGACATCACCGAGAACAAGACCAACCGTCCGGTGGCCTCGGTCAAGTTTGTAGAGGCCGATTGCCCCGCACCGGCTGCGGCGAAGAAGAAAAAGTAA
- the recA gene encoding recombinase RecA has product MDDNKKKALAAALGQIERQFGKGAVMRMGDHDRQAIPAISTGSLGLDIALGIGGLPKGRIVEIYGPESSGKTTLTLSVIAQAQKMGATCAFVDAEHALDPEYAGKLGVNVDDLLVSQPDTGEQALEITDMLVRSNAIDVIVVDSVAALVPKAEIEGEMGDMHVGLQARLMSQALRKITGNIKNANCLVIFINQIRMKIGVMFGSPETTTGGNALKFYASVRLDIRRTGAVKEGDEVVGSETRVKVVKNKVAPPFRQAEFQILYGKGIYLNGEMIDLGVLHGFVEKSGAWYAYNGSKIGQGKANSAKFLADNPDIAATLEKQIRDKLLTPAPDVKAAANREPVEEVEEADTDI; this is encoded by the coding sequence ATGGACGACAACAAGAAGAAAGCCTTGGCTGCGGCCCTGGGTCAGATCGAACGTCAATTCGGCAAGGGTGCCGTAATGCGTATGGGCGATCACGACCGTCAGGCGATCCCGGCTATTTCCACTGGCTCTCTGGGTCTGGACATCGCGCTCGGCATTGGCGGCCTGCCAAAAGGCCGTATCGTTGAAATCTACGGTCCTGAATCTTCCGGTAAAACCACCCTGACCCTATCGGTGATTGCTCAGGCGCAAAAGATGGGCGCCACCTGCGCGTTCGTCGACGCCGAGCACGCGCTGGATCCTGAATACGCCGGCAAGCTGGGGGTCAACGTTGACGACCTGCTGGTGTCTCAGCCGGACACTGGTGAGCAGGCCCTGGAAATCACCGACATGCTGGTGCGCTCCAACGCCATTGACGTGATCGTGGTCGACTCCGTGGCTGCCCTGGTACCCAAGGCTGAAATCGAAGGCGAAATGGGTGACATGCACGTGGGCCTGCAAGCCCGTCTGATGTCCCAGGCGCTGCGTAAAATCACCGGCAACATCAAAAACGCCAACTGCCTGGTGATCTTCATCAACCAGATCCGTATGAAGATCGGCGTCATGTTCGGCAGCCCGGAAACCACCACAGGTGGTAACGCGCTGAAGTTCTACGCTTCGGTCCGTCTGGACATCCGCCGTACCGGCGCGGTGAAGGAAGGTGACGAGGTTGTTGGTAGCGAAACCCGTGTGAAGGTTGTGAAGAACAAAGTGGCTCCGCCATTCCGTCAGGCCGAGTTCCAGATTCTCTACGGTAAAGGTATCTACCTTAACGGCGAGATGATCGATCTGGGTGTACTGCACGGTTTCGTCGAAAAATCCGGTGCATGGTATGCCTACAACGGCAGCAAGATCGGTCAGGGCAAGGCCAACTCGGCCAAGTTCCTGGCGGATAACCCGGACATCGCTGCCACGCTTGAGAAGCAGATTCGCGACAAGCTGCTGACTCCTGCGCCAGACGTGAAGGCTGCCGCCAACCGCGAGCCGGTTGAAGAAGTTGAAGAAGCTGACACTGACATCTGA